A genomic region of Octopus sinensis linkage group LG2, ASM634580v1, whole genome shotgun sequence contains the following coding sequences:
- the LOC115232497 gene encoding uncharacterized protein LOC115232497: MAKDRDKFIQNELQIVEKEWSRMEGSQLHTCLEALVAITIKKTSFKCLLMRMQFPVNYPQEAVIIELSSKTLSDKLLDGLQKVCDEESKKYLNQPQVGNMINFVSRFLDENNLCVCSSEISEIKRNMLEECDEIKLRQKASQIIIKAHQENYFLHFKVSVPIDYPKTQVGVDFVEYNFPELLKINFLAQANEYARQCVQPPLRKKPNDPPFQAKPSLLPICKFLIVDCVKNYPLQKCPICCEYVLPKGPVKECTRDKQVERVYCGHLYHHSCLATYMKTPPFIGGKKCPACNQRIFHEKWKITPELAEARWAHKQARERELDEVKDFMA, translated from the exons ATGGCAAAAGATCGAGATAAATTCATTCAAAATGAGTTACAGATTGTTGAAAAGGAATGGTCTCGTATGGAAGGATCCCAGTTACACACTTGTCTGGAGGCATTGGTTGCGATTACTATAAA GAAAACTTCATTCAAGTGTTTGTTAATGCGTATGCAATTTCCTGTCAACTATCCTCAAGAGGCAGTTATTATTGAACTGAGCAGCAAAACTTTGTCAGATAAACTGCTTGATGGCCTCCAGAAAGTATGTgatgaagaaagtaaaaaatatttaaaccaaccCCAG GTGGGGAATATGATAAATTTTGTAAGTCGCTTCCTGGATGAAAACAACTTATGTGTGTGCAGTAGCGAAATATCAGAAATCAAACGCAACATGCTTGAGGAATGTGATGAAATTAAACTTCGGCAAAAAGCTTCCCAAATTATCATTAAAGCTCATCAAGAGAATTACTTTCTTCATTTCAAAGTTTCTGTCCCAATAGACTATCCTAAAACTCAGGTTGg cgTAGACTTTGTGGAATATAATTTTCCTGAACtcctaaaaataaattttttggcTCAAGCAAATGAATATGCTCGGCAGTGTGTACAGCCACCCCTCCGGAAGAAACcaaa tgatCCCCCTTTCCAAGCAAAACCGTCCTTATTACCTATATGTAAATTCCTTATTGTTGACTGTGTGAAAAACTATCCCTTACAAAAGTGTCCTATTTGCTGTGAATATGTTCTTCCAAAAGGTCCAGTT AAAGAATGTACGAGAGATAAACAAGTTGAGCGTGTTTATTGTGGCCATTTATATCATCATTCTTGTTTGGCAACTTATATGAAAACACCTCCATTTATAG gtGGGAAAAAATGCCCCGCATGCAACCAAAGAATTTTTCATGAAAAGTGGAAAATCACTCCAGAGTTGGCTGAAGCTCGTTGGGCTCATAAACAAGCTAGAGAACGTGAACTAGATGAAGTAAAAGATTTCATGGCTTGA